A single genomic interval of Amycolatopsis albispora harbors:
- a CDS encoding VOC family protein, with protein sequence MGPYLYAGISVADLPAALAWYERLFGSPPSLFPNDVEAVWEIADGRSVYVELRPEHAGHALITLFVDDLDTVVDGITERGIEPALRETYDNGVRKITYRDPEGNEIGYGGGPV encoded by the coding sequence ATGGGGCCGTATCTGTACGCCGGGATCTCCGTCGCGGATCTGCCCGCCGCGCTGGCCTGGTACGAGCGCCTCTTCGGCTCGCCGCCGAGCTTGTTCCCCAACGACGTCGAGGCCGTCTGGGAGATCGCCGACGGGCGGTCGGTGTACGTCGAACTGCGGCCCGAGCACGCGGGCCACGCGCTGATCACCCTGTTCGTCGACGATCTCGATACCGTCGTCGACGGGATCACCGAGCGCGGCATCGAACCCGCGCTGCGCGAGACCTACGACAACGGCGTCCGCAAGATCACCTACCGCGACCCGGAAGGCAACGAGATCGGCTACGGCGGCGGCCCGGTCTAG
- a CDS encoding ABC transporter ATP-binding protein, which translates to MELRFDDVTVALQGKTLVDQLSLTAGSGRVTGLVGPNGSGKSTALRCVYGALKPHGGAVWLEDNALAELGNRRAARAIAALTQESSSEFDFTVAELVELGRFPHLTGNQALTAREKDLCRDAMERLDVAHLADRGVLTLSGGERQRVLIARALVQEPAVLVLDEPTNHLDVRHQIELLSLLRTLGLTVLVVLHDLNLAAAVCDRIGVLSNGSLVRAGTPAEVLTAELVREVFGVEVTVVDHPLTGDPQLLYALTSDRRSSV; encoded by the coding sequence GTGGAACTCCGGTTCGACGACGTAACCGTTGCACTGCAAGGGAAAACCCTGGTCGACCAGCTCAGCCTGACGGCTGGGTCCGGGCGGGTGACCGGGCTCGTCGGGCCGAACGGCTCGGGCAAGTCGACCGCGCTGCGCTGCGTGTACGGCGCGTTGAAACCCCACGGCGGCGCGGTCTGGCTGGAGGACAACGCCTTGGCGGAACTGGGAAACCGCCGTGCGGCGCGGGCGATCGCCGCGCTGACCCAGGAAAGCAGCAGCGAATTCGACTTCACCGTGGCGGAACTGGTCGAACTCGGCCGGTTCCCGCACCTCACCGGCAACCAGGCGCTCACCGCCCGCGAAAAGGACCTGTGCCGCGACGCGATGGAACGGCTCGACGTGGCGCACCTCGCCGACCGCGGCGTGCTGACGCTGTCCGGCGGGGAACGGCAGCGCGTGCTGATCGCGCGGGCACTGGTGCAGGAACCCGCGGTGCTGGTGCTCGACGAACCGACCAACCACCTCGACGTCCGGCACCAGATCGAACTGCTGTCGCTGCTGCGCACCCTCGGGCTGACCGTGCTCGTGGTGCTGCACGACCTCAATCTCGCGGCGGCGGTGTGCGACCGCATCGGCGTGCTGTCGAACGGTTCGCTGGTCCGCGCCGGCACCCCGGCCGAGGTGCTCACCGCCGAGCTGGTGCGCGAGGTCTTCGGCGTCGAGGTGACCGTGGTGGACCACCCGCTCACCGGCGACCCGCAACTGCTCTACGCCCTGACCAGTGACAGAAGGAGTTCGGTGTGA
- a CDS encoding AAA family ATPase, whose amino-acid sequence MRLLGPTDPMPIDRPRRIAVAGPPGSGKTTLAEQISARLGVPFTQFETFFHGPDWTVLPDWRERVLAHIGRESWAIEWQGEEVREQLTARTQVLVWLDHPRRFTMTRVITRARSCADSAGKARSRAATPKGRSTPSSPTATKSFARLGGVTRGCGPGSGSAGSARSTPGWQDRRRG is encoded by the coding sequence ATGCGCCTGCTCGGACCCACCGACCCCATGCCCATCGACCGGCCCCGGCGGATCGCGGTGGCGGGCCCGCCCGGTTCCGGGAAAACCACGCTGGCGGAGCAGATCAGCGCCCGGCTCGGCGTGCCGTTCACCCAGTTCGAGACCTTCTTCCACGGCCCGGACTGGACCGTGCTGCCGGACTGGCGCGAGCGGGTGCTCGCCCACATCGGCCGCGAAAGCTGGGCGATCGAATGGCAGGGCGAGGAAGTGCGCGAGCAGCTGACCGCTCGCACGCAGGTGCTGGTCTGGCTCGACCACCCGCGCCGGTTCACCATGACCAGGGTGATCACGCGCGCACGCTCATGCGCCGATTCGGCCGGGAAAGCACGATCCCGGGCGGCAACACCGAAGGGCCGCTCCACACCTTCTTCACCGACCGCGACCAAATCGTTCGCGAGGCTTGGCGGCGTCACGCGTGGTTGCGGGCCAGGGTCCGGCTCCGCGGGCAGCGCGCGGTCGACGCCTGGCTGGCAGGATCGGCGTCGTGGCTGA
- a CDS encoding FecCD family ABC transporter permease produces MGKTRQTGEKRGAGRDAVVVAAGLGAVLVVSVVLAIGLGSAVIPPADTARYLWAALVGDGIPAEEFTRYQIIWQVRTPRVLLAAVIGAGLGAVGVAIQAMVRNALADPFILGVSSGASVGAVAVTSFGAFAVFGIYAVSIGAFLGALVASVLVYAAARSRAGITPLRLVLTGVALAFGFEAVMSLIIYFAPDSEATSTVLYWTMGSFGGATWGALPVVAVAVVAGVVVLRRYARSLDVLSLGDETAASLGVRTESLRRGLFVLTAVVTGAMVAVSGAIGFVGLVIPHLVRILFGASHARVLLIAPLAGAIFMVWVDLAARTVVAPRELPLGVITALIGVPVFVTLMRRRGYLFGGR; encoded by the coding sequence ATGGGGAAAACCCGGCAGACCGGGGAAAAACGGGGTGCGGGGCGGGACGCGGTGGTGGTCGCGGCCGGGCTGGGGGCGGTGCTGGTCGTTTCGGTGGTGCTGGCGATCGGCCTCGGGTCGGCGGTGATCCCGCCGGCGGACACCGCGCGGTACCTGTGGGCGGCGCTGGTCGGCGACGGCATTCCCGCCGAGGAGTTCACCCGCTACCAGATCATCTGGCAGGTGCGCACACCACGCGTGCTGCTGGCCGCGGTGATCGGCGCCGGGCTCGGCGCGGTGGGCGTGGCGATCCAGGCGATGGTGCGCAACGCGCTCGCGGATCCGTTCATTCTCGGCGTTTCGTCCGGGGCGTCGGTGGGTGCGGTCGCGGTGACCTCGTTCGGCGCGTTCGCCGTGTTCGGCATCTACGCGGTGTCGATCGGCGCCTTTCTCGGCGCGCTGGTGGCGTCCGTACTGGTCTACGCCGCGGCCCGCTCGCGTGCCGGGATCACGCCGCTGCGGCTGGTGCTCACCGGTGTCGCGCTGGCCTTCGGCTTCGAGGCGGTGATGAGCCTGATCATCTACTTCGCGCCGGACAGCGAAGCCACCAGCACGGTGCTGTACTGGACGATGGGCAGCTTCGGCGGCGCGACCTGGGGCGCGTTGCCGGTGGTGGCGGTCGCGGTGGTCGCCGGGGTGGTGGTGCTGCGCCGGTACGCGCGCAGCCTGGACGTGCTCTCCCTCGGCGACGAGACCGCCGCGAGCCTCGGCGTGCGCACGGAATCGTTGCGGCGCGGGCTGTTTGTGCTGACCGCGGTGGTCACCGGCGCGATGGTCGCGGTCAGCGGCGCGATCGGCTTTGTCGGACTGGTCATCCCGCACCTGGTCCGGATCCTGTTCGGCGCTTCGCACGCACGTGTGCTGCTGATCGCCCCGCTCGCGGGCGCGATCTTCATGGTCTGGGTCGATCTCGCCGCGCGCACCGTGGTCGCGCCCCGCGAACTGCCGCTCGGGGTGATCACCGCGCTGATCGGCGTGCCGGTTTTTGTCACGCTGATGCGGCGGCGCGGCTACCTGTTCGGAGGGCGTTGA
- a CDS encoding IS110 family transposase: MVVIGIDPHKSSHTAVAVDQTGRRLGQKTVTADPDGLLRLRSWATQFGTGPRWAVEDGRGVAGRLVRTLIGTGATVVWVPPKLMAACRASARTRGKSDPIDALAIARAALREPDLPTAHLDQTALDLRLLSDRREHLVNRRTASINQLRWHLHDLDPALDQTHPRLTGPRAQHTLTTALSTLPASVRRDLALDLLTEITTLTQQITQLEHQLRTRVQPLAPTLLAITGVSTVLAAKIIGETAGITRFRSPAAYAMHTGTAPIPTWTANKPHYRLNRGGNRQLNTCLHRIAITQLTHHPPARTYRDNWTKHHPHATTKAALRALKRHLVNTIYRALTTDLT; encoded by the coding sequence ATGGTGGTCATTGGCATCGATCCGCACAAGTCCAGCCACACCGCGGTCGCGGTCGATCAGACCGGCCGCCGCCTGGGGCAGAAAACCGTGACCGCCGACCCCGACGGGCTGCTGCGGCTGCGGTCCTGGGCCACCCAGTTCGGCACCGGGCCGCGCTGGGCGGTCGAAGACGGCCGCGGCGTGGCCGGGCGACTGGTCCGCACCCTGATCGGCACCGGCGCCACCGTGGTCTGGGTCCCACCCAAACTGATGGCCGCCTGCCGCGCCAGCGCCCGCACCCGCGGTAAATCCGACCCGATCGACGCCCTGGCCATCGCCCGCGCCGCCCTGCGCGAACCCGACCTGCCCACCGCACACCTGGACCAGACCGCCCTGGACCTGCGCCTGCTCTCCGACCGGCGCGAACACCTGGTCAACCGCCGCACCGCCAGCATCAACCAACTGCGCTGGCACCTGCACGACCTCGACCCCGCCCTGGACCAGACCCACCCCCGCCTGACCGGGCCCCGCGCCCAGCACACCCTCACCACCGCCCTGTCCACCCTGCCCGCCAGCGTCCGCCGCGACCTCGCCCTGGACCTGCTCACCGAGATCACCACCCTGACCCAGCAGATCACCCAGCTCGAACACCAACTCCGCACCCGAGTCCAGCCCCTGGCCCCCACCCTGCTGGCCATCACCGGCGTCAGCACCGTCCTCGCCGCGAAAATCATCGGCGAAACCGCCGGCATCACCCGCTTCCGCTCACCCGCCGCCTACGCCATGCACACCGGCACCGCACCCATCCCCACCTGGACAGCCAACAAACCCCACTACCGCCTCAACCGCGGCGGCAACCGCCAACTCAACACCTGCCTCCACCGCATCGCCATCACCCAACTCACCCACCACCCACCCGCCCGCACCTACCGCGACAACTGGACCAAACACCACCCCCACGCCACCACCAAAGCCGCCCTCCGCGCCCTCAAACGCCACCTCGTCAACACCATCTACCGAGCACTCACCACCGACCTCACTTGA
- a CDS encoding ABC transporter substrate-binding protein, giving the protein MKKAVPILAALLLLSACGAEVEGGAPAAQEKVVKRCGEDVKYTTPKRSVVYEAGSADKMFALGLTSHVHGYVMPPANPPVQESPYAAEYAKVQFLGDDLLNRELVVDAQADFVVAGWNSGFSDQRGITPAILDGLGIQSFMHSESCFNYPKFPEKLPPFEALYTDLIRMGQIFGVEERAQQLVADYKRRVDQVVAAAPKGDPVKVFLYDSGADQASTAGNQVPPNDIIRFAGGRNIFDGVEARWTKVGWEAVVDAQPEVVVILDYGDKPAQEKINFLKTSPATAQLPAVVNDKFYVLDYNEGISGPRNIDGLEGFAKYLREFQR; this is encoded by the coding sequence GTGAAGAAGGCGGTCCCCATCCTGGCGGCGTTGCTGCTGCTGTCGGCTTGCGGCGCGGAGGTCGAAGGCGGCGCGCCGGCGGCACAGGAGAAGGTGGTGAAGCGGTGCGGTGAGGACGTCAAGTACACGACGCCGAAGCGGTCGGTGGTCTACGAAGCGGGCAGCGCGGACAAGATGTTCGCGCTGGGCCTGACCTCGCACGTGCACGGGTACGTGATGCCGCCGGCCAACCCGCCGGTGCAGGAATCCCCGTATGCCGCCGAATACGCGAAGGTGCAGTTCCTCGGCGACGACCTGCTCAACCGCGAACTCGTGGTCGACGCGCAGGCCGATTTTGTGGTGGCGGGCTGGAATTCGGGCTTCAGCGACCAGCGCGGCATCACCCCGGCGATCCTGGACGGGCTCGGCATCCAGAGCTTCATGCACAGCGAATCCTGCTTCAACTACCCGAAGTTCCCGGAGAAGCTGCCGCCGTTCGAGGCGCTGTACACGGACCTGATCCGGATGGGGCAGATCTTCGGCGTGGAGGAGCGCGCGCAGCAGCTGGTCGCCGACTACAAGCGGCGGGTGGACCAGGTGGTCGCGGCGGCGCCGAAGGGCGACCCGGTGAAGGTGTTCCTCTACGACTCGGGCGCCGACCAGGCCTCCACCGCGGGGAACCAGGTGCCACCCAACGACATCATCCGCTTCGCCGGCGGCCGCAACATCTTCGACGGGGTCGAGGCGCGCTGGACGAAGGTCGGCTGGGAAGCCGTGGTGGACGCGCAGCCGGAGGTGGTGGTGATCCTGGACTACGGCGACAAGCCGGCGCAGGAGAAGATCAACTTCCTGAAGACCTCCCCGGCGACCGCGCAACTGCCCGCGGTGGTGAACGACAAGTTCTACGTGCTGGACTACAACGAGGGCATCAGCGGGCCGCGCAACATCGACGGCCTGGAGGGTTTTGCCAAGTACCTGCGAGAGTTCCAGCGCTAG